Proteins from one Listeria weihenstephanensis genomic window:
- a CDS encoding PTS sugar transporter subunit IIB, with protein sequence MSKKVLVACGAGIATSTVVMNRVENLLKDNGIDASVEQIKIAEAASKQAGADLIVSTTILPTTYSIPAIIATAYISGIGMEELDEEILANLK encoded by the coding sequence ATGAGTAAAAAAGTATTGGTAGCATGTGGAGCAGGAATCGCAACATCGACGGTCGTTATGAATCGTGTGGAGAATTTGTTGAAGGATAACGGAATTGATGCCAGTGTAGAACAAATTAAGATTGCGGAAGCAGCATCGAAACAAGCAGGAGCAGATTTAATCGTATCAACAACTATTTTACCAACAACGTATAGCATCCCAGCGATTATTGCGACGGCTTATATTTCAGGAATTGGTATGGAAGAATTGGATGAAGAAATCCTGGCAAATTTGAAGTAA
- a CDS encoding ribulose-phosphate 3-epimerase, translated as MATRIAASIMCADQLHIADELARLDAAGIDLLHCDVMDGVYVNNLALGPEWLASVKNATNIPLDIHLATIEPLKYIELFAKIKPEYISFHVEVCEDVSAVIQKIRAHHIKPAIALNPETPLEAILPYLNEVEMVLMMTVNPGFAGQSFQVDVLEKLRALKALLADNAYAPLIEVDGNINATTIGKMSDCLPDVFVLGTSALFHKNDNKTYSERCVQIWSQVER; from the coding sequence ATGGCAACACGTATTGCAGCGTCTATCATGTGTGCCGATCAGCTACATATTGCAGACGAATTAGCAAGACTAGATGCAGCAGGAATCGATCTCCTACATTGCGATGTCATGGATGGCGTTTATGTCAACAACCTAGCGCTAGGCCCAGAATGGCTGGCTTCAGTGAAAAACGCGACCAATATCCCACTTGATATTCATTTGGCAACGATAGAGCCACTTAAATATATAGAATTGTTCGCCAAGATAAAACCAGAGTACATCTCTTTTCACGTAGAAGTTTGCGAAGATGTCTCGGCTGTTATTCAAAAAATCCGTGCTCACCACATCAAACCAGCCATCGCACTTAACCCAGAAACACCTCTCGAAGCTATTTTGCCGTACTTAAATGAAGTTGAGATGGTCTTGATGATGACGGTGAATCCCGGTTTTGCGGGTCAGAGTTTTCAAGTTGATGTGTTAGAAAAATTGCGTGCGTTAAAAGCGTTACTCGCAGACAACGCATATGCACCGTTAATCGAAGTGGACGGCAATATCAATGCCACAACGATCGGCAAAATGAGCGACTGTCTCCCAGATGTGTTCGTACTCGGAACGTCTGCTCTTTTTCACAAAAATGACAATAAAACCTATTCCGAACGCTGCGTCCAAATCTGGTCGCAAGTAGAAAGATAA
- a CDS encoding ABC transporter permease: MFNLYFTALKSLAVKETNRYMRIWIQTLVPPVITTSLYFVIFGNLIGGRIGEVGGFSYMEFIVPGLIMMSVITSSYSNVSSSFFSQKFQKNIEELLIAPVPTHVIIWGFVLGGIGRSILVGALVTVVSLFFVPLAVHSWLLVILTLLMTAILFSLAGLLNGIFAQSFDDVSIIPTFVLQPLTYLGGVFYAITMLPPFWQAVSKVNPIVYMVSGFRFGFLGETDISVMWSIAILVLFIVVLYAICWYLIDKGRGLRS; this comes from the coding sequence ATGTTTAATCTTTATTTCACGGCCTTAAAAAGCCTAGCAGTCAAAGAAACCAATCGTTATATGCGTATTTGGATTCAAACCTTAGTGCCACCAGTCATTACAACATCACTATATTTCGTCATCTTCGGAAATCTAATCGGAGGACGAATCGGAGAAGTAGGCGGATTCTCTTATATGGAATTTATCGTGCCTGGACTTATCATGATGTCCGTCATCACCAGCTCCTATTCCAACGTATCCTCCTCCTTTTTCTCGCAAAAGTTCCAGAAAAATATTGAAGAATTATTGATCGCTCCCGTGCCAACGCATGTCATCATTTGGGGCTTTGTCCTCGGCGGGATTGGCAGAAGTATTCTAGTCGGCGCACTTGTCACAGTGGTTTCGCTATTTTTCGTACCTCTTGCCGTGCATTCGTGGCTACTAGTCATTCTCACACTGCTCATGACAGCGATTTTATTCTCGCTCGCAGGTTTATTAAACGGGATATTCGCGCAGTCATTTGACGACGTATCGATTATACCAACCTTTGTGTTACAGCCATTAACCTACCTTGGCGGCGTGTTTTATGCGATCACAATGCTACCGCCATTTTGGCAAGCCGTTTCAAAAGTCAATCCGATTGTGTACATGGTTTCAGGATTCCGATTTGGCTTTCTTGGAGAAACGGATATTTCTGTCATGTGGTCTATCGCAATCCTGGTTCTTTTCATCGTCGTACTATACGCCATTTGTTGGTACCTGATTGATAAAGGTCGCGGTTTAAGAAGTTAA
- a CDS encoding galactitol-1-phosphate 5-dehydrogenase, with translation MRAAVLYENNEIKAEQVEEAVCGKDEVRVKVMAAGICGSDIHKMQTRWKYPLPAVMGHEFAGVVVEKGVDVTRVAIGERVAGIPLVPCGTCEYCQQGEFSLCENYRMVGSHFHGAFAENVVLKATNVIGIGDMDFEEAAMLEPLAVAMHGVLGIKPELGDTVVVFGIGTIGILVVQCLQLAGVKDIIAVDISNGKLAEASKFGCSYTINPLQEDLAEKVREYTGGSGADIALECAGSKITQEQCLRVTKKKGKIGYLGIAYADVLLPEEAFENIFRRELTLKGFWNSYSAPFPGEEWTTSIAFVNQGRIKLKPLISHRYKVDQTADAFAMILGRKEDYNKVMILPQEE, from the coding sequence ATGCGAGCAGCGGTTTTATATGAAAATAATGAAATCAAGGCAGAGCAGGTGGAAGAAGCGGTTTGTGGCAAGGATGAAGTGCGCGTGAAAGTCATGGCAGCAGGGATTTGCGGTTCGGATATTCATAAAATGCAGACGCGGTGGAAATATCCACTTCCAGCAGTTATGGGACACGAATTTGCAGGTGTTGTTGTGGAAAAAGGCGTGGACGTGACGCGTGTTGCTATCGGTGAACGTGTGGCGGGAATCCCGCTTGTTCCTTGTGGGACATGTGAATATTGCCAACAAGGCGAGTTCTCCTTATGCGAAAATTATCGAATGGTAGGGTCACATTTTCACGGTGCTTTTGCGGAGAATGTGGTGCTTAAGGCGACCAATGTGATCGGAATCGGCGATATGGATTTTGAAGAGGCGGCGATGTTGGAACCACTTGCTGTGGCGATGCATGGCGTGTTAGGAATTAAGCCAGAGCTCGGCGATACGGTTGTTGTTTTTGGAATTGGAACGATCGGAATTCTTGTCGTGCAGTGTCTGCAATTGGCGGGCGTGAAGGATATTATCGCAGTGGATATTAGCAACGGAAAGTTGGCCGAGGCGAGCAAGTTTGGCTGTAGTTACACGATTAATCCGCTTCAGGAAGATTTGGCTGAAAAAGTGCGTGAATATACTGGTGGAAGTGGCGCGGATATTGCGCTTGAGTGTGCTGGTTCTAAGATCACGCAGGAACAATGTTTACGTGTAACGAAGAAAAAGGGGAAGATTGGGTATTTAGGCATTGCGTATGCGGACGTCCTGCTCCCCGAAGAAGCTTTTGAAAATATTTTCCGCCGTGAATTGACGCTGAAAGGCTTTTGGAATTCTTATTCAGCGCCATTTCCAGGGGAAGAGTGGACGACATCCATTGCTTTCGTGAATCAAGGGCGAATCAAGTTGAAACCGCTTATTTCTCATCGGTATAAAGTGGATCAGACGGCAGACGCTTTTGCGATGATTTTAGGGCGAAAAGAGGACTATAACAAAGTGATGATTTTACCACAGGAGGAGTGA
- a CDS encoding transaldolase family protein has product MFLDTANITEIEAMLAFGWITGVTTNPTLLAKEKGRSRADISREILSILSEEQRLFIQATGETQTELYEDAQIILSKDARIAIKIPADEIGFRVMTQLKQERPDVEILATAIFSVEQSYLAALAGCDWVAPYVNRMANQGLQPAHVIADTAQLFKQLGVPTKILGASFKNTAQITETLLAGATDVTIPADLVTVMMQNKLAADSIHAFNLDAKGGRR; this is encoded by the coding sequence ATGTTTTTAGATACAGCGAATATAACGGAGATCGAAGCGATGCTGGCATTTGGCTGGATAACGGGTGTTACGACAAACCCAACCTTACTTGCCAAAGAAAAAGGACGATCGCGTGCGGATATTTCCCGGGAAATATTATCGATTTTGAGTGAAGAACAGCGTCTTTTTATTCAAGCGACAGGCGAGACGCAAACGGAGCTATACGAAGATGCTCAAATAATTCTTTCAAAAGATGCCCGAATTGCGATTAAAATTCCTGCAGATGAGATAGGATTCCGCGTGATGACGCAATTAAAGCAAGAACGCCCAGATGTCGAAATTTTAGCCACGGCGATTTTTTCAGTAGAACAGAGTTATCTTGCGGCTCTTGCCGGATGCGATTGGGTAGCGCCTTACGTGAATCGAATGGCGAATCAAGGACTGCAACCAGCGCATGTGATAGCAGATACCGCCCAACTTTTTAAACAGCTTGGCGTACCGACAAAAATACTTGGAGCCAGTTTCAAAAATACAGCACAGATTACAGAAACACTTTTAGCTGGGGCGACAGATGTCACAATTCCAGCAGATTTAGTGACAGTGATGATGCAAAATAAGTTAGCAGCAGATAGCATCCACGCTTTCAATCTCGATGCAAAAGGAGGTCGTCGTTAA
- the rpiB gene encoding ribose 5-phosphate isomerase B, with protein MKLTIGCDHGGRRLKDAIVTHLEARGIDVSDIGTYSDDSVDFPSYAEEVAHQVVSGEADLGILCCGTGIGMSIAANKVAGIRAAVVSDCFSAQATREHNNSNILCLGERVVGEGLALLIVDTWLDATFGGERHERRLQMITDIELKNES; from the coding sequence ATGAAATTAACTATTGGATGTGATCACGGAGGTAGACGATTAAAGGATGCCATTGTGACTCATTTGGAGGCGCGAGGCATTGATGTATCAGACATTGGAACGTATAGCGATGATAGTGTAGACTTTCCCTCTTATGCAGAGGAAGTGGCGCATCAAGTTGTTAGTGGTGAGGCCGATCTTGGCATTTTGTGTTGTGGTACTGGAATCGGGATGTCGATTGCGGCCAATAAAGTCGCAGGAATTCGAGCAGCTGTAGTCTCTGATTGCTTTAGCGCACAGGCGACACGGGAACATAATAACAGCAATATTCTGTGTCTCGGCGAGCGTGTAGTTGGCGAAGGGTTGGCGCTCCTCATTGTAGATACCTGGCTAGATGCGACATTTGGAGGCGAACGTCATGAACGCCGATTGCAAATGATCACAGATATCGAACTAAAAAACGAATCGTGA
- a CDS encoding PTS sugar transporter subunit IIA — protein sequence MDLVQFIKKDLIWVQTPCQDQTELFAEVSTRAASKDMITDQFLEKLTEREAIFPTGLQLENFGVALPHTDPECVTEQFIAVLTSEAGIPFKQMADANQETTANLIFVLGLNEPHSQLAVLQQLMGAIQNEEHVKALLAAKSADDIIETLSQVVLHLKGEEKL from the coding sequence ATGGATTTAGTACAGTTTATAAAGAAAGATTTGATCTGGGTGCAGACTCCTTGCCAGGATCAAACCGAGCTTTTTGCAGAAGTATCGACGCGTGCAGCTTCTAAAGACATGATTACAGATCAGTTTTTAGAGAAGCTCACGGAACGGGAAGCAATTTTTCCAACAGGTTTGCAGTTAGAGAATTTCGGAGTGGCTTTACCGCACACGGACCCAGAATGTGTGACCGAACAATTTATCGCGGTGTTAACAAGCGAGGCGGGAATTCCGTTCAAGCAGATGGCGGACGCAAATCAAGAAACGACGGCGAATTTAATTTTTGTGTTGGGGCTAAATGAGCCACACAGCCAACTTGCCGTTTTGCAACAATTAATGGGCGCAATCCAAAATGAAGAGCACGTGAAGGCACTGCTCGCGGCAAAATCGGCGGATGATATCATCGAAACGTTGTCGCAAGTTGTATTACATTTGAAGGGTGAGGAAAAATTATGA
- a CDS encoding PTS galactitol transporter subunit IIC — MDKLLDGVQYVLNLGPTVILPIAILIIGMIFGTGFKKAFRSGITIGIGFVGINLVINLLVTNLGPAAQQMVERFGLNLTIIDAGWPSAAAASWASPVAAILIPVCLIVNLLLIFFRITKTLDIDIWNYWHFIAAGATGYVVTGGNWWFAILCAILYEIAVLIIADKTAPMVASFYGLKGISMPTGSTAAFGLVGIPIGWVVGKIPGLRKLHADPESIQKRFGIFGEPMMMGLILGIGIGLLAGYDVGEVFQVGISMAAVMLLMPRMVKILMEGLIPISEAAREFMKSKFKGRELYIGLDAALSVGHPAVMSTALMLVPITLFLAVILPGNRVLPFGDLATIPFYIAFIVASRKGNIVQSLITGTIVIAFSLLMATNFADTHTAMMNGADFKMPDGATKVSSLDLGGNFLNWLILKFSEGYQALFGK; from the coding sequence ATGGATAAGCTTTTAGATGGAGTACAGTATGTCTTAAATCTTGGTCCGACGGTTATTTTGCCGATTGCAATTCTGATTATCGGCATGATTTTTGGGACTGGCTTTAAAAAGGCATTTCGCTCAGGTATTACGATAGGTATTGGTTTTGTAGGGATTAACCTCGTTATTAATTTACTCGTGACTAATCTTGGCCCCGCGGCGCAACAAATGGTGGAGCGTTTCGGACTTAACTTAACAATTATTGATGCGGGTTGGCCATCAGCGGCTGCAGCATCATGGGCATCACCGGTAGCAGCTATTTTAATTCCGGTTTGTCTTATCGTGAATTTATTACTTATTTTCTTCAGAATCACAAAAACGTTAGATATTGATATTTGGAACTATTGGCATTTTATCGCGGCTGGTGCGACAGGTTATGTTGTCACTGGTGGAAACTGGTGGTTCGCTATTCTTTGCGCGATTTTATATGAAATTGCGGTTCTGATTATTGCAGATAAAACAGCGCCTATGGTAGCAAGTTTTTATGGTCTAAAAGGTATTTCGATGCCAACTGGTTCTACGGCAGCTTTTGGACTGGTCGGAATTCCGATTGGTTGGGTTGTTGGAAAAATACCAGGATTGCGTAAGCTTCATGCTGATCCAGAGTCGATTCAAAAACGTTTTGGTATTTTCGGCGAACCGATGATGATGGGCTTGATTCTAGGTATTGGTATCGGTTTACTTGCTGGCTACGATGTCGGCGAAGTATTCCAAGTCGGTATTTCGATGGCAGCGGTTATGCTTCTAATGCCTCGTATGGTTAAAATTTTGATGGAAGGCTTAATTCCAATTTCAGAGGCGGCACGTGAGTTTATGAAGTCGAAATTTAAAGGTCGTGAGCTCTACATCGGGCTTGATGCAGCGCTTTCTGTTGGACATCCAGCGGTTATGTCGACGGCGTTAATGCTCGTACCAATCACACTTTTCTTAGCGGTTATTTTGCCAGGAAACCGGGTTTTACCGTTTGGGGATTTGGCGACAATTCCATTTTACATCGCATTTATTGTAGCATCTCGAAAAGGGAATATTGTGCAATCACTCATCACGGGGACGATCGTTATCGCATTCTCTCTACTGATGGCAACGAATTTCGCAGATACACACACGGCGATGATGAACGGCGCCGATTTTAAAATGCCGGACGGGGCAACAAAAGTATCGAGTCTTGATCTAGGTGGAAACTTCTTAAACTGGTTAATTTTGAAATTCTCAGAAGGCTATCAAGCTCTTTTCGGGAAATAA
- a CDS encoding BglG family transcription antiterminator, translating into MYLDERSNVLLKEILRHPNISNAKLQEKFGLTRRQVDYSFQKVNQWLEEQAYPKIHRSANGRFVVEPDLFQLVEGTANGEEEDRYILSEKERASLIILMLSTSQEELSLNHFISELEVSKNTVLRDLKGVQAIFDTFGLEVHYSRMNGYQVCGDEWNQRSALIYAAGHIISSYNGEQLLRHFMQIEAARVEQIRDHLVAVEVQLNLTFIDNKMQILPYILESIFRRIRKGQRITTEFLIDFNELSDTQEYGAAKLLIEDEPYISETERLYISLQLLTSNVLPKNDLTNETSPRLKMAVAQVLSEFEKKACIQFVDKDSLLEKLFAHIKPAYYRIKYHLTTDYSLLDKIDQEFEAVHYIVKQSLKPLEKFIGTRIPENESIFITLFIGGHLIDTTERLQTRLKAVVVCPNGLSISRLMEKTLRSLFPEIFFYQAMSIREFERTNVRYDLIFSAVPLQSDKKIFLINQLMDEQERLELRRRVMRTVYMVGESGVSVEQLMRAVEKYADVQDKERLARALAECLTQPMNMTENLMDEKKQLIDLLQPEMIQRTKRVKDWQTAIQMASEPLLEKGAITEAYVDEMMRQHVTPAAHIVLRQTIAIPHAETEKGVKELGMSMLYIEEGLALESGGTLHFVVVIAAVDKNAHFQALLQLMELAGHKKTLKKIAQLEEPQIIHQTIQKFIVELEEKAK; encoded by the coding sequence ATGTATTTGGATGAACGAAGCAATGTGCTGTTAAAAGAGATTTTGCGGCATCCTAATATATCGAATGCCAAGCTACAGGAGAAGTTCGGATTGACCCGCAGGCAGGTGGATTATAGTTTTCAGAAGGTGAATCAGTGGTTGGAAGAGCAGGCATATCCGAAAATTCATCGGTCGGCGAATGGGCGTTTTGTTGTGGAACCTGACCTGTTTCAGTTAGTGGAAGGCACGGCAAATGGGGAGGAGGAAGATCGGTATATTTTGTCCGAAAAGGAACGGGCGAGCTTGATTATTTTGATGCTTTCAACGAGTCAAGAGGAGCTGTCGCTGAATCATTTTATTAGTGAACTGGAAGTAAGTAAAAATACAGTTTTGCGAGATTTGAAGGGTGTGCAGGCGATTTTTGATACGTTTGGGCTTGAGGTGCATTATTCGCGGATGAACGGTTATCAGGTCTGCGGTGACGAGTGGAATCAGCGTTCAGCCTTGATTTACGCGGCAGGACATATTATTTCGAGCTATAATGGCGAGCAGTTATTGCGTCATTTTATGCAGATTGAAGCGGCACGCGTGGAGCAGATTCGGGATCATTTAGTGGCGGTGGAAGTGCAGCTGAATTTGACGTTTATCGATAACAAAATGCAGATTTTACCGTATATTCTGGAAAGTATTTTTAGGCGAATCCGAAAAGGGCAGCGCATTACGACGGAATTTTTAATTGATTTTAACGAGCTGTCGGATACGCAGGAATATGGTGCGGCCAAGCTTTTGATCGAGGATGAACCGTATATTTCGGAGACGGAGCGGCTATACATTTCGCTGCAACTGCTAACTTCGAACGTGTTACCGAAAAATGACTTAACGAATGAAACATCGCCGCGCTTGAAAATGGCTGTGGCTCAGGTTTTGAGTGAGTTTGAGAAGAAGGCGTGCATTCAATTTGTGGATAAGGATTCGCTACTGGAAAAGTTATTTGCACACATCAAACCGGCGTATTATCGGATAAAATACCATTTAACGACGGATTATAGTCTTTTGGATAAGATTGATCAGGAATTTGAAGCGGTACATTATATTGTGAAGCAGTCCCTCAAACCGCTAGAAAAATTTATTGGAACGCGTATTCCTGAAAATGAGAGTATTTTTATCACGTTGTTTATTGGTGGACATTTGATTGATACGACGGAGCGATTGCAGACAAGACTGAAGGCCGTCGTTGTTTGTCCGAACGGATTGTCAATTTCGCGCCTGATGGAAAAGACGTTGCGTAGTTTATTTCCAGAAATCTTTTTTTATCAAGCTATGTCGATTCGTGAGTTTGAACGGACAAATGTGCGGTATGATTTAATTTTTTCGGCAGTGCCACTTCAATCGGATAAGAAAATTTTCTTAATAAATCAATTGATGGATGAGCAGGAACGATTGGAGCTTAGACGTCGAGTGATGCGAACGGTTTATATGGTTGGCGAAAGCGGTGTGAGCGTGGAGCAGTTGATGCGGGCAGTCGAAAAATACGCGGATGTTCAGGATAAGGAGCGGCTGGCCCGGGCGCTTGCGGAATGCTTAACGCAGCCAATGAATATGACTGAAAATTTGATGGACGAAAAAAAACAGTTAATTGATTTATTGCAACCAGAGATGATTCAACGCACGAAAAGAGTGAAAGATTGGCAAACAGCGATTCAGATGGCGTCCGAACCGTTACTTGAAAAAGGGGCGATCACAGAAGCGTATGTTGACGAAATGATGCGGCAACATGTCACGCCAGCAGCGCATATTGTGTTGCGGCAGACCATTGCTATTCCTCATGCAGAGACTGAAAAAGGCGTGAAAGAACTCGGAATGAGCATGCTTTATATCGAAGAAGGCCTAGCGCTTGAATCTGGCGGCACATTGCATTTTGTCGTAGTGATTGCGGCCGTTGATAAAAACGCTCATTTTCAAGCTTTACTGCAATTGATGGAACTTGCTGGACATAAAAAAACATTGAAAAAAATCGCGCAACTAGAGGAACCGCAAATCATCCATCAGACAATTCAAAAATTCATCGTAGAACTCGAGGAAAAAGCGAAATAA
- a CDS encoding zinc-binding dehydrogenase translates to MKAVVKTESGFDKMVLENVAEPEVYGDRVKIKVAYTGICGSDIHTFKGEYGNPTTPVTLGHEFSGEVVAIGPDVTELKIGDRVTSETTFETCGKCKFCLEKEYNLCAHRRGIGTQADGSFAEYVLSREESCHKLVDSISYQAAALTEPLACCVHAALEKTTIEPTDLVLIFGPGPIGLLLAQVVKAQGAKVIMAGITKDRDRLELAAELGMDRIVDTMQEDLGEIVFAMTDGYGADKVFDCSGAVPAVNQGLPLTAKKGTFGQVGLFAEKCNPIDEESIIQREITYIGSRSQKPSSWHIALDLLANGKIDTERMITKVFDLEEWRDGFEAVMAGNEIKVLVKS, encoded by the coding sequence GTGAAAGCAGTTGTGAAAACAGAATCAGGATTTGACAAAATGGTATTGGAGAACGTTGCTGAGCCTGAAGTTTACGGCGATCGTGTGAAAATTAAAGTCGCCTATACAGGGATTTGCGGTTCCGATATTCATACGTTTAAAGGCGAATATGGAAACCCAACAACACCGGTGACGCTGGGGCATGAATTTTCTGGTGAGGTGGTTGCGATTGGGCCGGATGTGACGGAGCTTAAAATTGGCGACCGCGTAACAAGTGAGACGACTTTTGAAACGTGTGGGAAGTGTAAATTTTGCTTGGAAAAAGAGTATAATTTATGCGCGCACAGGCGTGGAATTGGAACGCAAGCGGACGGAAGTTTTGCGGAATATGTCTTGTCACGAGAGGAAAGCTGCCATAAGTTAGTGGATTCGATTTCGTATCAAGCCGCGGCGCTTACAGAACCACTTGCTTGTTGTGTCCATGCAGCGCTTGAAAAAACGACGATTGAGCCGACCGATCTTGTATTGATTTTCGGACCAGGACCGATCGGACTTCTACTCGCGCAAGTCGTGAAAGCGCAAGGGGCCAAGGTGATTATGGCGGGGATTACGAAGGACCGCGATCGCTTGGAGTTGGCGGCTGAACTAGGAATGGACCGAATTGTGGACACGATGCAGGAAGATTTGGGGGAAATAGTCTTTGCGATGACAGATGGCTATGGCGCAGATAAAGTATTTGATTGCTCAGGCGCTGTTCCCGCAGTGAATCAAGGACTTCCATTAACCGCGAAAAAAGGAACATTCGGCCAAGTTGGACTTTTTGCTGAAAAATGTAATCCAATTGATGAAGAATCGATTATTCAACGCGAAATCACATATATTGGCAGTCGTTCGCAGAAACCAAGTTCGTGGCATATCGCGCTTGATCTACTAGCGAATGGAAAAATTGATACGGAACGCATGATTACAAAAGTCTTTGACCTAGAAGAATGGCGTGACGGTTTTGAGGCCGTGATGGCGGGAAATGAGATTAAAGTTTTAGTGAAATCTTAA